In Haloarchaeobius litoreus, the following are encoded in one genomic region:
- the cysS gene encoding cysteine--tRNA ligase: MTLHVTNTLTGEKEPFEPNDPDDVLLYYCGLTVSDPAHLGHARGWVHVDVMHRWLAHLGYDVRHVENFTDVNEKIVARAGDPELGADEAAVAEHYIADVLADMRGLNLKRAEVYPRVSEHVPKIVDLVETLVEKGYAYEADGSVYFDVTRFEEYGKLSNQRVEDIEEQGDPDELGEKRHPADFALWKADGVAPDAVHEHRKADHPGDDGETPSGQTWDSPWGEGRPGWHIECSAMAMTHLDSSIDIHVGGQDLVFPHHENEIAQSEAATGQQFAKYWLHVRLLETKAEKMSSSLGNFTTVGDALESEGANVVRMFLLSTAYHNEAVYSDETLAEARERWERLERGYRTAVKACDSVDARTTADDRDLRNTVDRARREFTEGMNDDFNTREATTALLELVGAVNRHVDDHDEYDYRGLREAVETFDELGGDVLGFQFRGETDGSAEVAGELVELVLSVRAAEREAGNYERADELRDELEAIGVTVEDTDDGATFRL, encoded by the coding sequence ATGACCCTGCACGTGACGAACACGTTGACGGGCGAGAAGGAGCCGTTCGAGCCGAACGACCCCGACGACGTCCTCCTCTACTACTGCGGTCTGACGGTGTCGGACCCGGCTCACCTCGGCCACGCACGCGGCTGGGTCCACGTCGACGTGATGCACCGCTGGCTGGCACATCTCGGCTACGACGTCCGGCACGTCGAGAACTTCACCGACGTGAACGAGAAGATAGTGGCCCGGGCGGGGGACCCCGAACTCGGCGCGGACGAGGCGGCGGTCGCCGAGCACTACATCGCCGACGTGCTCGCCGACATGCGCGGGCTGAACCTGAAGCGTGCGGAGGTCTACCCCCGGGTCTCGGAGCACGTCCCGAAGATCGTCGACCTCGTCGAGACCCTCGTCGAGAAGGGCTACGCCTACGAGGCCGACGGCTCGGTGTACTTCGACGTGACCAGATTCGAGGAGTACGGCAAGCTCTCGAACCAGCGCGTCGAGGACATCGAGGAGCAGGGCGACCCCGACGAGCTCGGCGAGAAGCGGCACCCGGCGGACTTCGCGCTCTGGAAGGCCGACGGCGTCGCCCCGGACGCCGTCCACGAGCACCGCAAGGCCGACCACCCGGGCGACGACGGGGAGACACCGAGCGGTCAGACGTGGGACTCGCCGTGGGGCGAGGGGCGACCCGGCTGGCACATCGAGTGCTCCGCGATGGCGATGACCCACCTCGACAGCTCCATCGACATCCACGTCGGCGGACAGGACCTCGTCTTCCCGCACCACGAGAACGAGATCGCCCAGTCCGAGGCGGCAACGGGCCAGCAGTTCGCGAAGTACTGGCTCCACGTCCGCCTGCTGGAGACGAAGGCCGAGAAGATGTCCTCCAGCCTGGGCAACTTCACGACCGTCGGCGACGCGCTCGAATCGGAGGGCGCGAACGTCGTCCGGATGTTCCTGCTCTCGACGGCGTACCACAACGAGGCGGTCTACAGCGACGAGACGCTGGCCGAGGCCCGCGAGCGCTGGGAGCGCCTCGAACGCGGCTACCGGACCGCCGTCAAGGCCTGCGACTCCGTCGACGCGCGGACGACCGCCGACGACCGCGACCTGCGCAACACCGTCGACCGCGCCCGCCGGGAGTTCACCGAGGGGATGAACGACGACTTCAACACCCGCGAGGCGACGACGGCGCTGCTCGAACTCGTCGGCGCGGTGAACCGCCACGTCGACGACCACGACGAGTACGACTACCGCGGTCTCCGCGAGGCCGTCGAGACGTTCGACGAGCTGGGCGGCGACGTGCTCGGCTTCCAATTCCGCGGGGAGACCGACGGGAGCGCCGAGGTCGCGGGCGAGCTGGTCGAGCTGGTCCTCTCGGTCCGCGCGGCCGAGCGCGAGGCGGGCAACTACGAGCGCGCCGACGAGCTCCGCGACGAGCTGGAGGCCATCGGCGTCACGGTGGAGGATACGGACGACGGCGCGACGTTCCGCCTCTGA
- a CDS encoding DUF6517 family protein: MRTNRRTFLATTAGASLAATAGCLGLLSDATTFEAQQAATAEAVANEGNYVPQEPRKLEAERTFSVADREQTVTVVNWVSEYYKTIDAGPLSGQRAGVFAAVSTPQVEILGESFNPLADASPRDIISRFQQQYEGMSVGDRIGQTTLGALGGSALVSTFDGSATIRGQQVDTNFVVSGSVENAGDHVVSLGVFPAQLDEQGNIHAMIENLDHPVSSE; this comes from the coding sequence ATGAGAACCAATCGACGAACGTTCCTCGCGACGACAGCCGGTGCATCGCTGGCTGCGACCGCTGGCTGTCTCGGACTGCTCTCCGACGCGACGACCTTCGAGGCACAACAGGCCGCGACGGCCGAGGCTGTCGCCAACGAGGGGAACTACGTCCCGCAGGAGCCACGCAAGCTCGAGGCCGAACGGACGTTCTCCGTCGCCGACCGGGAGCAGACCGTGACGGTCGTCAACTGGGTGTCGGAGTACTACAAGACCATCGACGCGGGACCGCTCAGCGGCCAGCGCGCGGGCGTGTTCGCAGCCGTCTCGACGCCCCAGGTCGAGATCCTCGGCGAGTCGTTCAACCCGCTCGCCGACGCCAGCCCCCGCGACATCATCAGTCGATTCCAGCAGCAGTACGAGGGTATGAGCGTGGGCGACCGCATCGGGCAGACGACACTCGGTGCGCTGGGTGGGAGTGCGCTGGTGTCGACGTTCGACGGATCGGCGACCATCCGGGGCCAGCAGGTCGACACCAACTTCGTCGTGAGCGGCTCCGTCGAGAACGCGGGCGACCACGTGGTCTCACTGGGCGTCTTCCCGGCCCAGCTCGACGAGCAGGGGAACATCCACGCGATGATCGAGAACCTCGACCACCCGGTCTCGAGCGAGTAG
- a CDS encoding DUF7289 family protein translates to MRRAPWEGGASKHREVTGESGGRTSGADDRGQSSVLAVALLIGFVVLGMLSVALVGSVTLDRAQDNAQNQRIEMVFVEFSQSVTSVAFGQGTTERVDFDIRANDAAVRHDETGRIRVYTDDTLIANRTFGSVEYTREGSTVAYQAGGVWRGTGQDATMVSPPPFEYADGSLNAWIPLVTGERTLTASGIDLRRNGTGQALDRQSVVQGQLVTVEIQSKYYGGWADYLRQQTNDVSITVDHENETVVMRLGEPAIDSTFSEGVYATGGDVQFDGGSAVIDGDVSAGGNVSDHSRVTGNVTEGATNDLRILDDVIEKKVRDAENDTTMPVMHPEVYGASLSGGETYYDDDGFVLENGDDLTVDLSAGNVTMIVDGNISLEGGNIEIENGGDNRAFRIYSTGNFGMGNSQVGVVDESQYFQLYGTSEMQVAITGGSQAELYGTIFAPREEPVLGDNESNAAAEPFGTGSKCDGWDTCIVAGSSEVSGAIIAGPTIVGQSTEVVYDQDLVDIQPSLQLEHGLYPPPITYLHLSVYEISVSQAGSNSSVAGPPVGPSSVELAAEPRARAA, encoded by the coding sequence GGACAGTCGTCGGTGCTGGCAGTGGCATTGCTCATCGGGTTCGTGGTCCTGGGCATGCTGTCGGTCGCACTCGTGGGGAGCGTCACGCTCGACCGGGCGCAGGACAACGCCCAGAACCAGCGCATCGAGATGGTGTTCGTCGAGTTCAGTCAGTCGGTGACGTCCGTCGCCTTCGGGCAGGGAACGACCGAACGGGTCGACTTCGACATCCGCGCGAACGACGCGGCGGTGCGGCACGACGAGACGGGGCGCATCCGCGTCTACACGGACGACACGCTGATTGCCAACCGCACCTTCGGGTCCGTCGAGTACACCCGCGAGGGCAGCACGGTCGCGTACCAGGCGGGCGGCGTGTGGCGCGGGACCGGCCAGGACGCCACCATGGTCTCACCGCCCCCGTTCGAATACGCCGACGGGTCGCTGAACGCCTGGATACCGCTGGTGACCGGTGAACGGACGCTCACCGCCAGCGGCATCGACCTCCGGCGGAACGGCACGGGCCAGGCGCTGGACCGGCAGTCCGTCGTCCAGGGCCAGCTCGTCACCGTCGAGATACAGAGCAAGTACTACGGCGGCTGGGCGGACTACCTCCGTCAGCAGACGAACGACGTCAGCATCACCGTCGACCACGAGAACGAGACGGTCGTCATGCGCCTCGGAGAGCCCGCCATCGACAGCACCTTCTCGGAGGGCGTCTACGCGACCGGCGGCGACGTCCAGTTCGACGGCGGCTCCGCCGTGATCGACGGCGACGTCTCCGCTGGCGGTAACGTCTCCGACCACAGCCGGGTCACCGGCAACGTCACCGAGGGTGCGACGAACGACCTCCGCATCCTCGACGACGTCATCGAGAAGAAGGTCCGTGACGCGGAGAACGACACGACGATGCCGGTGATGCACCCCGAAGTCTACGGAGCGAGCCTCAGTGGGGGTGAAACATATTACGACGACGACGGGTTCGTCCTCGAGAACGGCGACGACCTCACGGTGGACCTGAGCGCCGGGAACGTCACGATGATCGTGGACGGGAACATCTCCCTCGAAGGTGGGAACATCGAAATCGAGAACGGCGGCGACAACCGCGCCTTCCGCATCTACTCGACCGGTAACTTCGGGATGGGCAACAGCCAGGTCGGCGTCGTCGACGAGTCCCAGTACTTCCAGCTGTACGGCACGTCGGAGATGCAGGTCGCCATCACCGGCGGGAGCCAGGCGGAGCTGTACGGGACCATCTTCGCACCCCGCGAGGAGCCCGTGCTCGGGGACAACGAATCGAACGCCGCGGCGGAACCCTTCGGGACCGGGAGCAAATGCGACGGGTGGGACACCTGCATCGTCGCTGGGAGCAGCGAGGTATCGGGTGCCATCATCGCCGGGCCGACCATCGTCGGCCAGAGCACTGAGGTCGTCTACGACCAGGACCTGGTGGACATCCAACCGTCGCTCCAGCTCGAACACGGGCTCTACCCGCCGCCGATCACGTATCTGCACCTCTCCGTCTACGAGATCAGCGTCTCACAGGCGGGCTCGAACAGCTCCGTTGCTGGGCCACCTGTCGGTCCGTCCTCGGTAGAACTGGCCGCAGAACCGCGGGCGAGGGCCGCCTGA